The following are from one region of the Terriglobia bacterium genome:
- a CDS encoding RNA-binding protein has translation MKNIYVGNLDFNVSEDELRQAFAAYGQVENVTVLKDRDTGQPRGFGFVEMANDEEAEKAISAMNGYQLGSRALNVNEARPKTGGGGGGFSRGGGGGFGRSGGGFGRGGGGGGRGGNRGGGGGGGRRY, from the coding sequence ATGAAGAATATTTATGTAGGCAATCTGGATTTTAACGTCAGTGAAGATGAGCTTCGGCAGGCTTTTGCAGCTTACGGGCAGGTCGAAAACGTTACAGTTTTGAAAGACCGCGATACCGGACAGCCACGCGGCTTTGGGTTCGTGGAAATGGCAAATGACGAAGAAGCCGAAAAAGCCATCAGCGCGATGAACGGATACCAACTGGGATCGCGCGCGTTGAATGTGAATGAAGCACGACCAAAAACGGGCGGCGGCGGTGGCGGATTTAGTCGCGGTGGCGGAGGAGGCTTTGGCCGTAGCGGTGGTGGTTTTGGCCGCGGTGGCGGCGGCGGAGGAAGAGGCGGCAATCGCGGCGGCGGTGGTGGCGGCGGACGCAGATACTAA
- a CDS encoding glycosyltransferase family 2 protein: MFLLVNSQRGIVHYFKSQFMDRTFKGLYSPNGFDLALLIPYFIVMVILAGYGMHRYALVYMYYRNRKNRTTEPAAKFAELPRVTIQLPIYNEQFVVDRLVEAICRLDYPKDKLDIQVLDDSTDETVKVAQAVVDRYAALGHPITYIHRTNREGFKAGALQNGLLTAKGELVAIFDADFVPPEDWLMRVVHHFTDPKIGMVQTRWTHLNRNYSFLTEVEAILLDGHFVLEHGGRSRSHVFFNFNGTAGMWRRQAIADAGGWEHDTLTEDTDLSYRSQLAGWKFKYLQDVECPAELPIEMTAFKTQQARWAKGLIQTGKKILPKVFKSKAPFRVKVEAFYHLSANLSYPLMIVLSTLLMPAMIIRSFGGWFQMLVIDLPLFMASTFSISSFYLVSQKELFPRRWPRTFLFLPFLMALGIGLTLTNTRAVIEALLGIKSSFKRTPKYAVQSKADKAQGQKYRRRLGIVPWLELLVGTYFILMCAYAFTSGNYWTIPFLLLFVLGYWYTGLMSLLQGRFERRSRASQEPHTKPFPVGV, from the coding sequence ATGTTCCTCCTTGTCAATTCGCAGAGGGGAATTGTCCATTATTTCAAAAGCCAGTTCATGGACCGGACTTTCAAGGGTCTCTACTCCCCAAACGGCTTTGATCTGGCGCTGCTCATTCCCTACTTCATTGTGATGGTGATTCTGGCTGGTTACGGCATGCACCGTTACGCGCTGGTGTACATGTATTACCGCAACCGCAAGAACCGGACGACCGAGCCGGCGGCAAAGTTCGCGGAGCTTCCGCGCGTGACCATCCAGCTGCCGATTTACAACGAGCAGTTTGTGGTGGACCGACTGGTGGAAGCAATCTGCAGGCTCGACTATCCCAAAGACAAGCTCGATATTCAGGTGCTGGACGATTCCACGGACGAAACGGTAAAAGTGGCGCAGGCTGTGGTGGACCGCTACGCCGCGCTAGGCCACCCGATTACTTATATTCACCGCACGAACCGCGAAGGCTTTAAGGCCGGCGCGCTGCAAAACGGACTGCTGACCGCCAAGGGCGAGCTGGTGGCCATCTTCGACGCTGACTTTGTTCCTCCGGAAGACTGGCTGATGCGCGTGGTGCACCACTTTACCGATCCGAAGATCGGCATGGTGCAGACGCGCTGGACACACCTGAACCGCAATTATTCTTTCCTGACCGAGGTCGAGGCCATTTTGCTGGACGGGCATTTTGTGCTGGAGCACGGTGGACGGTCGCGCAGCCATGTGTTTTTCAACTTCAACGGCACGGCAGGCATGTGGCGAAGGCAGGCCATCGCGGACGCGGGCGGCTGGGAACATGACACGCTGACTGAAGATACTGACCTTTCCTATCGGTCACAGCTGGCGGGTTGGAAGTTTAAATATTTGCAGGATGTGGAATGCCCGGCGGAGCTGCCGATTGAGATGACGGCATTTAAAACCCAGCAGGCACGCTGGGCCAAAGGCTTGATCCAGACAGGCAAGAAAATTTTGCCCAAGGTATTTAAGAGCAAAGCTCCGTTCCGCGTGAAGGTGGAAGCGTTTTATCACCTGAGCGCGAACCTGAGCTATCCGCTGATGATTGTGCTTTCCACGCTGCTCATGCCGGCCATGATTATCCGGTCGTTTGGCGGCTGGTTCCAGATGCTGGTGATCGATCTGCCGCTCTTCATGGCGTCCACGTTTTCCATTTCCAGCTTTTATCTGGTCTCGCAAAAAGAACTTTTTCCGCGACGCTGGCCGCGAACTTTTTTATTTCTTCCGTTCCTCATGGCGCTGGGAATCGGACTAACGTTGACGAACACCCGCGCGGTGATTGAGGCGCTACTGGGCATCAAGTCATCGTTCAAGCGCACGCCCAAGTATGCAGTGCAATCAAAGGCGGATAAAGCCCAGGGACAGAAATATCGGCGGCGATTGGGCATCGTTCCGTGGCTGGAGCTGCTGGTGGGAACGTATTTTATTCTTATGTGCGCGTACGCTTTTACCAGCGGAAATTATTGGACGATCCCATTCCTGCTGCTTTTTGTGTTGGGATACTGGTACACGGGATTAATGTCATTGCTGCAAGGGCGGTTTGAACGCCGCAGCAGGGCATCTCAAGAGCCGCATACTAAGCCTTTCCCCGTGGGCGTCTAA
- a CDS encoding four helix bundle protein encodes MRNYRDLEVWKISHKLTLELYTVSKKFPKDEMFGLTSQLRRAAISIGANLAEGCGRRTSPEFARFIRIAMGSASELDYHLLLCRDFGFVTSEFYERNSKELIRVRKMLSALLTSVENQMQAKALAAHG; translated from the coding sequence ATGCGGAATTATCGGGACCTTGAAGTCTGGAAAATCTCACATAAGTTAACGCTTGAGCTCTACACTGTCAGCAAGAAGTTCCCGAAAGATGAAATGTTCGGTCTTACATCGCAATTGCGGCGCGCTGCAATTTCTATTGGCGCAAATTTGGCTGAAGGTTGTGGGCGCAGAACCAGCCCTGAGTTTGCTCGCTTCATTCGAATTGCAATGGGCTCTGCGAGTGAACTTGATTACCATTTGCTGCTTTGCCGGGATTTCGGATTTGTAACGAGCGAGTTCTATGAGCGGAACTCGAAAGAGTTGATCAGAGTTCGCAAAATGTTGTCAGCTCTGCTGACCAGCGTCGAAAACCAGATGCAGGCAAAAGCGCTTGCAGCGCACGGCTAA
- the dprA gene encoding DNA-processing protein DprA, producing MSTARAVTSNSIYWLALSLTPGIGPTRGRKLVERFSTIQDVFHASLTELEAENLQAHSAQHIALGKSLELANDELAKAAAAGIQVVCRNDEGWPARLSEIYDPPLVLYVRGNIEVLSRPGIAIVGTRHPTPYGIGMAERLSCDLASRGLAIFSGMARGVDTAGHRGAIKGKGKTVAVFGTGVDVIYPRENKKIADSILECGGALVSEFPLESFAAPQNFPIRNRIISGLALGVLVVEAGEYSGTRITARCALEQSREIFAVPGNVISRNSWGPNTLIKQGAKLTATWEDIWEELPAEVKRQLESEWAPQASEEEPTSSLFGNELSPAEKKLLSILRQDESTHIDAIMEKLEGQISSSEVFTALFELELSGKVKQMAGKNYVKAF from the coding sequence ATGTCCACCGCAAGAGCAGTTACTTCAAATTCAATTTACTGGCTGGCGCTTTCCCTTACGCCGGGCATTGGCCCCACTCGTGGGCGCAAGCTGGTAGAACGTTTTTCCACCATTCAGGATGTTTTTCACGCTTCGCTCACCGAACTGGAAGCAGAGAACCTGCAGGCGCACTCCGCGCAGCACATCGCGCTGGGAAAATCGCTGGAACTGGCGAATGACGAGCTTGCGAAAGCCGCAGCCGCGGGTATTCAGGTTGTCTGCCGTAATGATGAAGGCTGGCCTGCGCGCCTGAGTGAAATTTATGATCCACCGCTGGTCCTTTATGTACGTGGAAATATTGAGGTGCTTTCACGTCCGGGAATAGCGATCGTGGGCACGCGCCACCCTACGCCCTACGGAATAGGAATGGCCGAGCGCCTGAGCTGCGATCTCGCTTCGCGTGGCCTGGCAATCTTCAGCGGCATGGCGCGTGGCGTTGACACCGCTGGACATCGCGGGGCCATCAAAGGCAAAGGGAAAACCGTCGCCGTTTTCGGCACTGGCGTGGACGTGATCTATCCGCGCGAAAACAAGAAAATCGCCGACAGCATTCTTGAATGCGGTGGCGCGTTGGTGAGCGAGTTCCCTCTCGAATCGTTCGCCGCGCCGCAGAATTTTCCTATCCGCAACCGCATCATCAGCGGCTTGGCTCTAGGTGTACTGGTCGTCGAAGCCGGAGAGTACAGCGGCACGCGCATCACCGCTCGATGCGCTCTGGAGCAGAGCCGTGAAATCTTTGCCGTGCCGGGCAACGTGATCTCCCGCAATTCCTGGGGGCCAAATACGCTGATCAAGCAGGGAGCCAAGCTAACTGCAACATGGGAGGACATCTGGGAGGAATTGCCGGCCGAGGTAAAACGCCAGCTTGAATCCGAATGGGCGCCGCAAGCATCAGAGGAGGAGCCCACCAGCAGCCTGTTCGGTAATGAATTAAGTCCGGCGGAAAAGAAGCTGCTGTCAATCCTGCGCCAGGACGAATCAACGCACATCGACGCAATCATGGAAAAACTGGAGGGCCAAATTTCTTCGTCGGAGGTTTTTACCGCGCTGTTCGAGCTGGAACTGAGCGGCAAGGTGAAGCAGATGGCGGGAAAGAACTACGTTAAAGCATTTTAG
- a CDS encoding VTT domain-containing protein: MPFIVLLSLGSWLERLGGLGLILLGLADNSVVPMPGSMDALTILLSAHQRSWWPYYAVMATIGGIVGAYVTYGLGFKAGEHALEDKLPQKKAERIHRIFKKYGFWSLFVPALLPPPVPYSPFLIVAGALKYPKRYFLVAVGLARAIRYGLLAWLGSMYSKQIFGFFHHYYRPMLWTVIALSVIGGLAALYWTWKRKRQGKPVIPDAKGPRTRAA, from the coding sequence GTGCCGTTTATTGTTCTGCTTTCTTTAGGGTCGTGGCTCGAGCGTTTGGGTGGTCTTGGACTGATCCTGCTGGGCCTTGCCGATAATTCAGTTGTGCCCATGCCCGGAAGCATGGATGCGCTCACCATTTTGCTTTCCGCCCACCAGAGAAGCTGGTGGCCTTATTACGCCGTAATGGCGACGATTGGCGGGATTGTGGGCGCTTACGTGACCTATGGGCTGGGCTTTAAAGCCGGCGAGCACGCTCTGGAGGATAAGCTTCCCCAGAAGAAAGCTGAGAGAATTCACAGGATTTTTAAAAAGTACGGCTTTTGGAGCCTTTTCGTCCCGGCATTGCTGCCGCCTCCAGTGCCTTACTCGCCGTTTCTGATTGTGGCAGGCGCGCTGAAATATCCCAAGCGGTACTTCCTGGTAGCCGTGGGACTGGCGCGCGCCATCCGCTACGGCCTACTGGCATGGCTGGGATCAATGTACAGCAAACAAATCTTCGGCTTTTTCCATCATTACTACCGTCCCATGCTGTGGACGGTCATTGCGCTGAGCGTGATCGGCGGACTCGCCGCGCTTTACTGGACATGGAAACGCAAACGCCAGGGCAAGCCAGTGATCCCGGACGCAAAAGGGCCGAGAACACGGGCGGCGTGA
- a CDS encoding response regulator transcription factor has product MGGLNRTLPQVDQPIDEETAIAANDKQKLFVVEDDADIARLVRHHLEAAGYRVRVYATTHAVLADALKERPALLLLDIMVPGGDGIALCRQIRQSGETLRGTPIVFMTARTSEADRIRGLEIGADDYITKPFSPRELVARVKAVLRRCEAPPAPTVIRTGDLEIDALAMVLTVRGTVIPATATEFRLLHYLARNAGRVFSRDQILDAVWKDTAFVSPRSVDVYVRKLRAKIEVDPEEPVYLRTVRGAGYRFGSPKK; this is encoded by the coding sequence ATGGGCGGCCTCAACAGAACGCTTCCGCAGGTGGATCAGCCGATAGACGAAGAAACTGCCATCGCCGCAAACGACAAACAAAAGCTTTTTGTCGTTGAAGACGATGCTGACATTGCGCGCCTGGTGCGTCATCATCTTGAAGCTGCGGGATATCGCGTGCGCGTTTATGCCACCACGCACGCCGTACTGGCAGACGCCCTGAAGGAACGTCCTGCCTTGCTGCTGCTGGATATCATGGTTCCCGGCGGAGACGGAATCGCACTCTGCCGCCAGATACGCCAATCAGGAGAAACGCTGCGCGGCACGCCAATCGTCTTTATGACGGCACGGACCAGTGAAGCCGACCGCATACGGGGCTTGGAAATCGGCGCGGACGACTACATTACCAAGCCATTCAGCCCGCGTGAGCTGGTAGCCCGCGTAAAGGCGGTCTTGCGCCGCTGTGAGGCTCCTCCCGCCCCCACGGTGATCCGCACGGGCGACCTGGAAATCGATGCGCTCGCCATGGTGCTCACCGTGCGCGGCACGGTAATCCCCGCCACGGCAACGGAATTTCGACTCCTGCATTATCTTGCCCGCAACGCCGGCCGCGTCTTTTCCCGTGACCAGATTCTTGATGCCGTCTGGAAGGACACCGCGTTCGTGAGTCCGCGCTCCGTGGACGTGTATGTAAGAAAACTGCGGGCCAAGATTGAGGTGGATCCGGAAGAGCCCGTTTACCTGCGCACCGTGCGCGGCGCGG
- a CDS encoding menaquinone biosynthesis protein yields MHLRISAISFLNTAPLMWDFENGETADRLRQHFEISYTIPSRCAEQLKEGSADIGIIPVAAYTVIPDLVIVPDVAIAAKNKVRSILLVSKVAINKIRSVATDDSSRTSAALVEIYLRKFVGLDPGFSRQKPSLKEMLQWHDAALLIGDSALQARTDGYFVYDLAEEWKRWTGRPFVFAFWAVRKAALEGRAGEPNIAQVFQQSRDNGLKHIPEVAAEWAPKLSLSPKLIAEYLTENVDYSLDPENLEGLRLFYKYGVECGVFSQVPELAFLGQRVADPAVRI; encoded by the coding sequence ATGCATCTCCGCATCTCTGCCATCAGCTTCTTGAACACCGCTCCGCTCATGTGGGACTTTGAGAACGGCGAGACTGCGGATCGATTGCGCCAGCATTTTGAAATCAGCTACACGATCCCGTCGCGTTGCGCAGAGCAATTAAAGGAAGGCTCGGCGGATATCGGCATTATCCCGGTGGCGGCTTACACGGTGATTCCTGACCTCGTGATTGTGCCTGACGTGGCGATTGCCGCCAAGAATAAGGTGCGGTCAATCCTGCTGGTAAGCAAAGTTGCAATCAATAAAATCCGCAGCGTGGCTACGGACGATTCGTCTCGCACCTCAGCGGCGCTGGTGGAGATCTACCTTAGGAAATTCGTCGGCCTTGATCCGGGATTCAGTCGGCAGAAGCCGTCACTCAAAGAGATGCTGCAATGGCATGATGCCGCGCTGCTGATTGGCGATTCTGCGCTCCAGGCACGGACGGATGGCTATTTTGTTTATGACCTGGCCGAGGAGTGGAAGCGCTGGACGGGACGTCCGTTTGTATTCGCGTTCTGGGCGGTGCGCAAGGCAGCTCTTGAAGGCCGCGCCGGGGAACCAAATATTGCGCAGGTGTTTCAGCAGTCGCGAGACAATGGGCTGAAACACATTCCGGAGGTTGCCGCCGAGTGGGCCCCCAAGCTGAGTCTCTCTCCCAAGCTGATTGCAGAGTACCTGACGGAAAACGTTGATTACAGTCTCGATCCAGAGAACCTTGAAGGCCTTCGGCTGTTCTATAAGTATGGGGTGGAATGCGGCGTTTTCAGCCAGGTCCCCGAACTGGCTTTCCTTGGGCAGCGCGTTGCGGATCCTGCTGTCCGTATCTAA
- the mqnC gene encoding dehypoxanthine futalosine cyclase, producing MSLTKQQALDLFRSDDLIGLGMEADSLRRKLHPEGVATYIIDRNINYTNFCTEYCTFCAFYAPVKGPGRAKGYVLEMETIYDKIRETVELGGTGVLMQGGLHPDLKIEWYEEMLRGIKQRFPQIHLHCFSASEIIHFADVSGLSIEETIIRLRAAGLDSIPGGGAEILDDEVRYKIARLKCLTDDWLNVHRTAHKLGMRTTATMMFGVGETFEHRINHFQRVYELQEETGGFTAFIPWSFQPGNTALGGRHWEEATAVEYLKVLAIARLYLSNFKNVQSSWVTQGLKVCQLGLRFGGNDVGSVMLEENVVRSAGVTNCTTEEELRRMIRDAGFVPKRRDTLYRQLFLN from the coding sequence ATGTCCCTGACCAAACAACAAGCACTGGACCTTTTCCGCTCAGACGATCTGATCGGCCTGGGCATGGAAGCCGATTCGCTTCGCCGCAAGCTGCATCCTGAAGGCGTGGCCACCTACATCATCGATCGGAACATTAACTACACGAATTTCTGCACGGAATACTGCACCTTCTGCGCCTTTTACGCCCCGGTGAAAGGCCCCGGACGCGCCAAGGGCTACGTGCTGGAGATGGAAACGATCTATGACAAAATCCGCGAGACCGTGGAGCTGGGCGGCACGGGCGTACTGATGCAGGGCGGGCTGCATCCGGACTTGAAGATTGAGTGGTATGAGGAGATGCTGCGCGGCATCAAGCAGCGCTTTCCTCAGATTCACCTGCATTGCTTTTCCGCGTCAGAGATCATTCACTTTGCCGATGTAAGCGGCCTCTCGATTGAAGAGACAATCATTCGCCTGCGCGCGGCGGGGCTGGATTCCATCCCCGGCGGCGGCGCGGAAATTCTGGACGACGAAGTTCGCTACAAAATTGCCCGCCTGAAATGCCTGACCGACGACTGGCTTAACGTCCACCGCACGGCCCACAAGCTGGGCATGCGCACCACGGCAACCATGATGTTTGGCGTGGGCGAAACTTTTGAGCATCGCATCAATCACTTCCAGCGAGTGTATGAATTGCAGGAAGAGACCGGCGGCTTTACCGCGTTTATCCCGTGGAGCTTTCAGCCGGGCAACACCGCACTGGGCGGCCGCCACTGGGAAGAAGCCACGGCAGTTGAATACCTGAAAGTGCTGGCCATCGCTCGACTTTATCTTTCGAACTTCAAGAACGTGCAATCAAGCTGGGTGACGCAAGGGCTGAAAGTCTGCCAGCTTGGCTTGCGCTTTGGCGGCAATGATGTTGGCTCCGTGATGCTCGAAGAAAACGTCGTGCGCTCTGCCGGCGTGACCAACTGCACCACAGAAGAAGAGCTGCGGAGAATGATTCGCGATGCGGGTTTTGTGCCGAAGAGAAGAGATACGTTGTATCGGCAGTTGTTCTTGAATTAG
- a CDS encoding transposase: protein MKKFLPLLAGLLLLTGCVPVDSLNPLYTDKDLAFDESLLGSWVGPDNGAEGGLEILAREKDGKKSYLLVMTDKIKDLNVFKKTVYHAALVKLNEHLFLDVVEQSFEPQSTTYSLQVKSGKSGPTIQPALVKIGEAAYLEFKNGASDGKVGAHVLRAHWILKVVRKEKTLQLDWADDEEFRRAVQAGTVKLPNKLLGEGKNQDVVITAGTQELQKFVAEHADDKTFFNRKTEELHRNE from the coding sequence ATGAAAAAATTCCTGCCGCTCCTTGCAGGTCTGCTCCTGCTCACCGGCTGTGTGCCAGTCGATTCACTGAATCCCCTGTACACGGACAAAGACCTTGCATTTGACGAGTCACTGCTTGGTTCGTGGGTCGGCCCGGATAACGGAGCGGAAGGTGGACTGGAAATCCTGGCTCGGGAAAAGGATGGGAAGAAAAGCTACCTTCTGGTGATGACTGACAAGATCAAAGACCTGAACGTCTTCAAGAAGACCGTTTACCACGCCGCGTTGGTCAAGCTGAATGAACACTTGTTTCTGGATGTGGTTGAGCAGAGCTTTGAGCCCCAATCCACCACCTACTCTCTTCAGGTCAAATCCGGCAAAAGCGGCCCAACCATTCAACCTGCCCTCGTAAAGATAGGAGAAGCAGCTTATCTGGAATTCAAAAACGGAGCGTCTGATGGGAAGGTAGGCGCACATGTGCTGCGAGCGCACTGGATACTGAAGGTCGTCAGGAAAGAGAAGACCCTTCAACTTGATTGGGCCGATGATGAGGAGTTTCGAAGGGCCGTGCAGGCAGGCACCGTGAAGCTGCCCAACAAGCTTCTGGGTGAAGGTAAAAATCAGGATGTGGTGATCACGGCCGGTACGCAGGAACTGCAGAAGTTCGTGGCGGAGCACGCTGACGACAAAACATTTTTCAACCGCAAGACGGAAGAGTTGCACCGCAACGAATAG
- a CDS encoding type II toxin-antitoxin system RelE/ParE family toxin, protein MEFFEAPAFTRFLREYLSDEGYRGLQHLLALNPELGDVMAGTGGFRKLRWADPRRGKGRRGGLRVIYYYFSAEQQIWLMTVYGKDEADDLTPKEKKALHTAIAAELKQREEKRSRKIRR, encoded by the coding sequence ATGGAATTCTTTGAAGCGCCGGCATTCACGCGTTTTCTGCGGGAGTACCTCAGCGATGAGGGGTACCGCGGCTTGCAACACTTGCTCGCTCTCAATCCTGAATTGGGCGATGTGATGGCGGGCACTGGCGGTTTTCGCAAGCTGCGGTGGGCAGACCCGCGCAGGGGAAAAGGGCGACGAGGCGGACTGAGGGTCATCTACTACTACTTTTCCGCGGAACAGCAAATCTGGCTGATGACTGTATATGGGAAAGATGAGGCAGACGATCTTACTCCGAAAGAGAAGAAGGCACTCCATACAGCGATAGCAGCAGAACTAAAGCAGCGCGAGGAGAAGCGGAGCCGCAAAATCAGGAGGTAA
- a CDS encoding helix-turn-helix domain-containing protein — protein sequence MAKRKIFDELMEGVAAMQEQRAGKITLRSYKVKPARLPRVNGRTIRQTRERLNFSRPVFARKLHINERTLEKWEQGRAKPNPQAATLLLLVSRYPDTLERLERIAAG from the coding sequence ATGGCAAAACGCAAGATTTTTGATGAGTTGATGGAAGGTGTTGCCGCGATGCAAGAACAGCGCGCAGGAAAGATCACCTTGCGGAGTTACAAAGTAAAGCCGGCGCGCCTGCCGCGAGTCAACGGGCGAACGATCCGCCAGACGCGCGAGCGCTTGAATTTTTCCCGTCCGGTATTTGCGCGGAAGCTGCACATCAACGAGCGGACCCTGGAAAAATGGGAGCAAGGGCGAGCCAAGCCTAACCCACAAGCCGCTACGCTTTTGCTGCTGGTGAGCAGGTATCCCGATACGCTGGAGAGGTTAGAGAGAATTGCGGCGGGTTAA
- a CDS encoding ABC transporter substrate-binding protein: MSSSSVSSAVREITVAHSPDSDDAFMFYALATNKVRVPGLKFSHTLTDIETLNRKAMEGFYDVSAISFHAYPYVQDKYSLMPCGGSVGEQYGPMVISPRMVGLEELKTMKIAVPGTMTTAYLALKLFAPKIETAVVPFDRIIPEVIAGKYEAGLIIHEGQLTYERSGLKRILDLGKWWHEQTGLPLPLGGNAIRRELGPELIAQVTKALRDSIQYALDHREPALAYAMQFARDLDPQMADRFVGMYVNNRTLDYGEDGKAAVVKLLDMGYKAGIIPHKPQVEFV; encoded by the coding sequence ATGTCATCTTCGTCTGTTTCTTCCGCAGTTCGCGAAATTACCGTCGCTCATAGCCCTGACTCTGACGACGCTTTTATGTTCTATGCGCTAGCCACGAACAAAGTCCGCGTGCCGGGCCTGAAGTTTTCTCACACGCTGACGGACATCGAGACCCTGAACCGCAAGGCCATGGAAGGTTTTTATGACGTGAGCGCCATCTCCTTCCACGCATATCCATACGTCCAGGATAAATACTCTCTGATGCCCTGCGGCGGAAGTGTGGGCGAACAATACGGGCCGATGGTGATTTCACCGCGCATGGTCGGACTGGAAGAACTTAAGACCATGAAGATCGCTGTCCCGGGTACCATGACGACGGCGTATCTTGCGTTGAAACTTTTTGCGCCGAAAATCGAAACCGCCGTGGTGCCGTTTGATCGGATCATTCCTGAAGTTATCGCCGGGAAGTACGAGGCAGGGCTGATCATCCATGAAGGGCAGTTGACGTATGAGCGCTCAGGGCTGAAGCGCATTCTGGATCTGGGTAAATGGTGGCATGAACAAACCGGATTGCCGCTGCCGCTGGGCGGGAATGCGATTCGTCGCGAGCTGGGGCCGGAGTTGATTGCGCAAGTGACCAAGGCATTGCGTGACAGCATTCAGTACGCGCTTGACCATCGCGAGCCAGCGCTGGCTTATGCCATGCAGTTTGCCCGCGATCTGGATCCGCAGATGGCAGACCGCTTTGTGGGCATGTATGTAAACAATCGGACGCTGGATTACGGCGAAGACGGAAAAGCGGCCGTGGTGAAACTTCTGGATATGGGATACAAAGCCGGAATCATCCCGCACAAGCCGCAAGTAGAGTTTGTGTAG